The Cetobacterium somerae ATCC BAA-474 genomic interval TGCAAATCTCCTAAAGAATTTTGGGTAGCTGCTGATGACAATGAAAGAATTAATGGCACAGTGTATAAAGAGGTTAGAATATCTCTTCCTAATGAACTATCTCATGAGAAGAATATTGAACTTTTAAATGATTTTATAGATACTATTTTAGAGGGAAAATATCACTATTCTGTATCTATT includes:
- a CDS encoding MobA/MobL family protein, yielding MANYHLNISYGRVGKGGPHIDYILGQNKYANKETEIKYTNHNLPNWCKSPKEFWVAADDNERINGTVYKEVRISLPNELSHEKNIELLNDFIDTILEGKYHYSVSI